The Quercus lobata isolate SW786 chromosome 4, ValleyOak3.0 Primary Assembly, whole genome shotgun sequence genome segment TAAGTTTTGTAGTGCCAAATCACACggaaataatttttgttatcccgaaatttaattttcatgatcacacTTGTTTTTAATCTAAAGTAATTAGTGAGGCGACTTgttattttttgatagatatggtagaatttcaatttatgatatGTGCTTTATAatgattactttttattatcagGTCAagacatcaattgattttttgttttaagccGGATTCGAACCtcatatatcttattcaaccaCAAGAGAGTTAAGTTCATTGAAATCCACAATGCAATTTGGTGTTGTACCTCATATCACTTTTTCTTTCGGATTCTCTCTTTAACAAATTATTGAACAAGTGCGTGCGCACATAGatacacacaaaaagaaaaaaaagataataatcaaGGGCAACCATGGAAGACAATCACGTAGCTTTCGAATCCAAAAACAATATGCTTTTGGAACCAAAACTAAGACCCCCATTTGACTTCACAATCCCAGACCAACAACAATATGCTCAGCTCAACAGTGCTATTCTTTGTGGTGTTTTATGCGAACCCCATTTTGCAAAAACTcataagagcattagcatcaaagaattctatcttattctattttaccatctcaaaaggccactttattacttatactatactattttacaatacctcccgcgtcccaaaactctatttttattaaaatattaatctttaatctttctttattatttctttctaacCGATACTTTTTTTCAGACTAGGCATGATTCCATTTTCCTGGGCTTTcgaatagtatttttttttccttagtctCCTTCAACCTCTAGCATCGGTTCAACACACAGACCCATGTTACACCGATCAACctatccaaacccatcaccacacacacacacacaaacataaaccatcaaaccatcaacaaagccacacacacaaacacaaacacaaaccatcaaaccatcaacagagccacacacacacaaaccatcaaaccagttggagccaacaacggccaccacacccaccacccaagccaccgatcagaAACCCATGCCACCGATTTGAAACCCAGTCGATTTGAAACCCACCgaagcaaacccattcaaaaaaaatcatcaccagAGCCACCATCGGAGCTACCGATGATCAACCCAACCGATCCACCCACCGATCAACAGATCCACCGTTTCAAACCCACCATCAACTGATCCCAGCCCACCGATTAAAACCCAGCTCGTCGATCCacgatgagagatgagagagaggccGTGTGAAGCTTCGCCAATCCACGACCAACAACCCACTTCAGCCACAACCCAACCACAACCCAAACACCGGACCCAACCACGACCCACAACCCCTTTAAGCACCggtcacagccaaaaaaaaaaaaaaaaaaaaaaaaaaaccacaaccaccacagtGACCCATGCCAAAAACCATAACCACCACTGACCCACGCCGTCACCCATGACCTAAACACCGGACCCATAACCCAATCACGACCCAAACACCGGACCCAACCACGACCAACGACCCAAACACCGGACCcaacagagaaggaagagagagaagagatggtgtttgggtctgaagagaggagagagtagatggagaaacagagaaagaagagagagaagagaattgAATTACTGAGATAGTGGAGAGAGAAATttcggggggggggggaaagggtggaataaaaaaaaaatatatatatatatatatatatatatatatatatatattagaatactGCTATAGTACAATTCTAAAGTTAGAATTGTATTGTAGaactattgtaaaaaattttgcaatagtgGGGTCTACAATTTTTTGATACAAACGTTTTTGAGCCATGAAATGTCAAAAAGGCCTTAgatatggcattagcattcttcaatgctaatgctcttaagaACTTAAATGCTATTGTCATTGATGGCTGGGTATGGCTTAGTTGTCCTTTTGGTTGTCAAGGTTGTTCATGAATTGTATCCAAAAGTCGTCTCCTTGGCTAGACAACAGTTGGTTTGGGTTACTAAGGAGATGATTTATGTTTTGGCCGTAGGGGTTGATGACTTGTTGGTGTGTCTATTGAGGCAAATTGTTGGTGGGGGATTTCAGTGAGGGGAGAATTTAAGGTTGTATTTTTGAATTGGTGAGTGTTTTTGTGGACAAATGGGATTATTTACTTGGATTCACATTGACGTGAATGTGATTAGAAATTAGAAGAGGATTGAAAGGGTCAATTTTAAAGACATATTCAGTCCATTTGGTTCAGTTCAGTTTGGTTTATATTGGTAcaattcggtccaatttggtttaacttttttttatttcgcTTTTTGGTCAGATCTAATAGATTAATTATTAACTTCCTAggtgtaaattattttattttattttataaatataggCAGAATACAAGCACAAGCGCTCTTATTCTACAACAAGAGACATTAACTAATACTTCCATTTCcttctccaccaaaaaaaaaaaaaaaaaacttccattCATTTGACCCctaattcattaataataattgttccaaattggtttttttttttttttttaaatttttttctttattttttttaattataaaagcccaaaactaattggaaaaaaagcccaaatacaATTTCAACGGATGTTTTTTCCTGAGTTCTAGCCCAAACCGACAAGCCAGTCTGGTTGTAAAACCTGTTAAAAAAGTGGTCGAATCGAACTAATCAGCACTAAAGTTTGATTATTCATTCCATTGGCAAATTTTAGTATCAATAGCAAAATGTagatttattactttttaaataattctcATTAGTCACGGTACAAATTTTTGTGATACAATATTGAAGCATATTATATCCAAATTTAAGCCATTTTTGTTCATCCGTAACATTACATGAGTCACGGTTCATAGATTTTCAACAGTCTCTTCATCCAACATATGCTATTGATGGTGGGACGATGAAGTAATCTGCAATATATGTAACCAGTGATAAGTAAAACATATATAATCCAAATTGCAATAATGACTATAAGTAaagcaacttttttattttttgtcttcaaAAAGGCAAAGTAACTTAATAAACTATAGatcttttagccaaaaaaaaaagaaacttgaagTCATAGATTAAAGTGACTTCCAATGAACCatattaaatatcaaaattaaaaaacaaaaggaataatttcatttttacctAATTCAAAATATGTTTAAGCATGTGCATTTGGataaactttttgttaaaagtttgtttgtttgtttatttgttaaaagTATAAAAAGTATGGCTATacattgaaaatttcttttaaaaataagctTGAAAAAGCTATACATAAACAACTTACCATTAAAAGAGACATAAATTGTGGAGAAAAGACTAATATATAAAGAGTTTCTTACCTCCACACTTAGTCCCGGGCCGGGCCTGGACCAGGGCCATGGCTGGGCCTGCAACAGGACTTTGTTACAAAGTCCACTTTGTCCATGTCAATCGTCTCCAAAATCTCCTTGGGCAATTGCTTGCTTAGGCATGGAAGGTCGACCTTACTGACAACAGCGCAGCAATGTGCAGATGGATTTGTCTTTGGCACATTCTTTTTAAGGTGATCAGTGCATTGTGATATCAAACCCTGCAAGTACTCAGCTTGGCAACTTTTGCCATGGCCAACAAccatgttgttgttgttatcagAGAACAAAATCACAGCAATGGCAAAGAAAGCCAAAAGGAAAATGTTAGTATTGAAGTACATTGCCATATCACTCTTTGAAAGTATGTGTATGTTAGTTTGGTTTGGTTCATTGGGTTGGTGAGAGATGGTTTTTATAGGGGTTCGGAGTGAAAGATTAGGATGAAACTTACCATTTGAGCCTAGAAAATTGGGCTCATTTTGTGCAGAAACATGCATCACTTTTGGTACCAATGGGTTGGTGCATgttgctaaaatacaagaaatgagCTCACTTGTTTGGTAGTTTTTTGGAACTTGGAGCCATTGGCATGCAATGCATGAGGTCTAATGATAACATTCAAACCAGAAACATTCGTTACTTTTGATACCAATGGGTTGAGGCATGTGAACAGTCTTATTTCTTTATGCTAAAATATAAGCAAAGAGCTCACttgtttggtaattttttggaagTTGGAGCTATTGACATGCAATGCATGAGGTCTGAACATAACATTCAAAAACTGTGCCATGAACGACCTTTTCTTGCTTTGAAAATAAAGTGACTTGATGTATTTTATCATGTTCGTGCATTGCAGAAGGATAGAAAAATGCCAGAGCATTCTGGTTGTAAATGGTTAGTCACAGCTGATGTAGAAAGCTTGGCATGGAATTCACACACTGAGCACTCATTTGTAGTGAGTACTTTACTACTTCTTACCTGAAACCATCTTCCAATAggtgaaattttattttttatacaattttttccgttttaatttgggttttcattctgaagaagaaaattttattttttcctttttgaagaaaaaaaatggtatttgttttttccataattgttgttattgactaatttttattattatctccCGTAGACAATTCATGAACCCTGCAAATTGTTAATGTAATGTATTTTTTCATTGTCTGCCTGGTCCTCATTTGGTGCAGGTAAAGCTTTGGGATCTATCAAACAACCAACCTTCATGTGTTGCATCCATAAATCCTAAAGCAGTAAGTTatgattataatttttcttacatCCGATGTAATGAAGTAAATAAGCATTCATAAGTAAACATCTTTTTTTAGCTTTAATATTCTATATAAATTCTCATGCCCTGGTTTGGAAGTGAGtggaaaaattttcaatattttgtttacctagttgagatttgtttttctgGAAGTTGTGTAATTGACGAAGATGATGATTAATATCAATAAGAATTGGCAGGTATGGGACACATGTACATTATCCGATCCTGGGGTCCATGAATGATTTGGAAATTATATCAAGCAAAAGACTTCTCAATCCATCTCTTGAAGTTAATAGATTGGAAGATGAATGGGGATTTTGTTTCTTGTTAAGCaagaggtttttgtttttgacatgAAGAGTCtgtatttttaagaaaaaagggGCATTGCCCTGCAAGTAATGTTCtcaaaatttgggaatttatATGGTggtgtatgtatttttttttttagatatttaaCTAGTGCCCTTTTATCTCTAGAGCTTCAGACCATTTATGCATAGGAAGTtgtcaattaagttacaagactctCGATGGATGGTAtatgttgtaacttgtaagtctAAAGCATAGAAgtcttttagttttgttataTTCTTGGATAAGAGTAAAACATGTAAACTAAccgttattatttatttatttatttacttatttttatgtaggGGAAATGTGATCACatatctttttcaataacaagAGATATAGAATAATATTACCATTGATTTTATCTTTATAATTagttcattaataataattttccaaattggttaatttttatttttatttaaaaaaacaaaactaatcggaaaaaaactccaaattgCCATTGAATTTATATTGGTTACAAATCTGATAATTCTAATGGTTACAAATTCGttgatttttttcataaaaatgattCAAAATTGATTGGGCAAAAGCCCAATAGTGCGCCCAAATTGGTAATCCAAACTGAAATTGATTGAACTGAATATAATCGGACCAACTTGTCCACTCCACCTTTTCGGTCTATTATAGTCTAGGGTTTTGACAAACGAAAAAACAAAGGGACCGAAATTACCACCTAAATCAttagattttagtttttatttggtCAAAATGAAAAACTCACTTTctaaatttcacattttttcatttcagtcctctaaatgtgtgtttggtaaaaattatttttactaacttattttattaagtttatttttactattattcataggttctactgcactttttgatactaatTATGAGTTTCGTTGTactatttcaacaaaataagcgaattCTAAACCGATACTAAAGTTTgggttttgtcattttagtcatcTAAGTTTCATTTATTCCCAATTGAGTCCTCAGGTAGAGTTCTACTAGTTACTGTCATCCATTAACCAAAATGATGccattttggattttttttaaaattttttaatttcaaaaaaaaatgaaaaacattaatttaaaaaaaaaaaaaaaaaaaagtaaagggcTCATGGGAACGACGTCATTCCTAGCCCACtgaatataaaaacaaataaaataaaacattacaGTAGTGCttttctaggaaaaaaaatagaactttttgCTTCTAACCTTTGAGACAGTCGCTTGCAGCAACTCATGTTGATTTCAAAGTAAATTACGCTTATTTAGTACAGGGTAGCTCTCAGTTATGTATCTCTGATATTGTTCTCTACAtcactttaatttctttttaaatttattttctttggtgtAAAAGACTGAAACTTTATATGTAAGAGAAACGCTAATGGATGTCCTTAAGATAatagttaataatccatttaaatttttttttttatggagaaagaaaaaaaagtaattaatattttaacaactttttcaatttcccataaaaatggtatcaaaattttcctaaaatatattgttaacCATTATCCTAAAGGTATCCATTAACATGATCTGTATAAAATTCTTGTTTCATGTTAGGCAGTGAGAAATcagaattttattatatttggctGAGTATATCTGTATATGAGAATAGAGAGTTATGCTGAGAAATAGATCAAGAGCAGTGACCAGCAAGCAATCTTATTCAAAGCTCTAATAGCAAAGGGTATCTTAGCGGGCTAGGAACGACATCGTtcccaattacaaaaaaaagcGAGCCCATACTTATGAGAATTTTCCCAATCCTTACTATAAAACATCCAAGTCCTTGGATTCAGTTTATGTTTTTtgtaattaacttttttttcattttttttttttgaaattaagaaattaaaaaaataatccaaaacaTCATTTTGGTTAATGGATAGCAACAACTAATAGAACACTAATGGAAGACTTagttgaaaataaatgaaacttagaagactgaaataacaaaactcaaacttagaaaattgaaaagtaaaaaaagaaaaaaaagtgaaaattaaaaggtaagttttgcattttgatttttttattctatgtCATGGTGATATATTAAATTTCTCTCTACGttatttccttgtagagaatTTTGATATATCAATGCCAGTAAACTTAAAATATTCATAGGAGAATGTagatttattacttttttcaaCATTGAAGCATATGATAACCAAATTTATGCCATTTTTTCATTCGTAACTTACAAAAGTTACAATTCATAGATTTGCAAGCAATCTCCTCATCCAAGATATGCTGCTGGAGGGACAAGGTACGCTGCAATAGATGTAATTAGAGATAAGCAAAACAAGTATAAATCCAAATTACGATTCATAAATGACTGTAAGCAAAACAacttttatctcatttttcagAAATGTGAAAGCAACTTAAGCCATAGATCAAAGTGACCTCCGGTGAACCATTACAAATCAAAACTACAAAAGCAAAAATGaataatttcctttttatttaagTCAAATATAAGTTGAACTATGTGTGTTTGGATTTACTTTTGTAAAAAACTTAGTTGTTTATTTGTTAAAGTTGAAAAAAGTATGGTTATACATAAATAACTTTTGCTAATCTATGtggatcaaaaaaaaaaaaaaaaaaaacttttgctAATCTACCAACTCATTACCAGAAAAGGCTTCCTATATAAAGAGTTTCTTACCTCCACACGACCCAGGGGTCAATGGCCTGCCACAGGACATTGCTACGAAGACCACTTTGTCCATGTCAATCAGCTTCACATTCTCATTGGTCACATGGCTGCATGCACATTTGATGTTTGCTTTATGGACGGCATTGCAGCATTGTGGAGATGGAGATATCCTTGGCTTATCCCTTTGAACGAACCTACCACAGTTGTTTACCAAATTCTCCACATCAGCTTCACAACCTTGGCCAACAACCATGTTGTTGTCACTGGAAAAGAGAATCCCAGTAATGGCAAAGAAAGCCAAAAGGAAGATGTTGGAATTGAAGTGCATTGCCATATCTCTCACTTTGAATGTATGTGTATGTTGGTTTGGTCGATTGAGTTGATGAGAGGTGGTTTTTATAGGGAATTGGAGGGAAAGATTAGGATGAAACTTACCATTTGAGGAGTTGAGTCTTTCaaggaacacaacaaaaaatcataaaaatttctCAACATTTCCAAATTAGAATGCTACCTCACACATAGATtagtgaaaataaataaatcaattgcACATTGTGATGGACCATGTATGAGGCAATAggccaatttaaaatttttgtgaattTGTAATAAGCCTTCATTGTGTCCCTAGCTTTATTGCTTTGAAATTGGAATCATTTTGTCCAGAAATTTGTGTTACTTATCATTTGTGGATTGAGTCTATCGaggaacacaacaaaaaatcataatGATTCCACAGCATTTTCAAATTAGAATACTACCTCACACATAggttatagaaaataattaaattattttcacattGCAATGGATCATGTGTGCAGCGGTaggttaattttaaaatgtcatgaattagtaataaaatttcattgtgTCCTTAGCTTTATTGCATTGAAATTGGAATAATTTTGTGTAGAAACTTATGTTGCTTACCATTTGGAATTATTTTGTGCAGAAACCTGTGGTACTTATCATTTGAGGAGCATGCCATTTATTGCATTGAAATTGGAATCATTTTGTGTAGACAATTGAGTTACTTACCATTTGAAGAGTGAGTCATTTATTGCATTGAAATTGGAATCAGTTTGTGTAGAAACTTGTGTTACTTACCATTTGAGGAGTGAGTCTTTTGATGAGTTGGTGAGAGGTGGTTTTTATAGGGAATTGGAGGGAAGGATTAGGATGAAACTTACCATTAGTGGAGTTGAGTCTTTCAAGGAATACAatagaaaatcataaaaatttcacaatattttcaaagtaGAATACTACCTCACACGTAgattatagaaaataaataaatcaattgcACATTGTGAAGGACCATGTGTGAGGCAGTaggttaatttaatttttttgtgaatttgtaATAAGCTTTCCTTGTCCCTAGTTTTTTTGCATTGAGATTGGaatcatttttccaaaaatctGTGTTACTTATCATTTGTGGATTGAGTCTTTCGAggagcaccaaaaaaaaaaaaaatcataatgatTCCACAACATTTTCGAATTAGAATTCTATCTCACTAATGTCTCAAAAGCCTGAAGAAAGCACACATGATattccttgaatccacaaggagataaACTAGAATTTATCAAAGAAAGAATTCGACAAAAGTctgtattttgtttataataatCTAATTTGCCTCTAACGGCTACAAAACATATGAATACTGAAAAGTAACATCCTAGGACAGTTAGGAAACGTCCAAAACCCTAATTCACACTAATTACGCAATTAGATgacaaaataatagaattttccaaaaatggaaaaaatgagttaaatgcaaaatgatAAACTATTGACTTGAAGGGTCGTCCCAAAATAAGCAAGAccttattttgacttttgagcAAAAAGCTAATAAGGAATCGAAAATTACTATAAACGACAAAATCGCAATTTTTGGAGCCTAAATGATGCTATTCGCCATTTTCAAGGGGTACCTCGTGGCAAAGCAATGACTATTGCTCGGAAGGCCGTTTCTTTTCAAtttgccaaatttcatgcattTCTGACTCTATTGCCCAAATGATTTCTACTAGTTCCTTTTTGCCTTGTGCGGTTTTAGGCGCACTTGGGAGTCTAGAAAGGCCATAGCGGTCTATTTTACATTACTCACACATAggttattgaaaatattaaattgattGCACATTGCAATGGATCATGTGTGAAGAGTTtggataattttaaaaagttgtgaatttgtaataaaatttcattgtgCCCCTAGCTTTATTGCTTCAGAAACCTATGTTACTTACCATTTGGAATCAAGCAAAAACTTGTGTTACTTACCATTTGAGGAGTGAGTAATTTATTGCATTGAAATTGGAATCATTTTGTGCAGAAACCTGAGTTACTTACCATTTGAGGAGCGAGTCATTTATTgcattgaaatttgaatcattttggtgtgtttgtttggaaacAGGGTAGATGAAAAACTTTGAAGAGAAAATgtgaaggaattttttttttagagtatgTTTGGTTAGGTgggaaggaagaaaaataaatgatggGCCCAAGTGTTTTCTTCCTGAGCccaccaaaatgttttctccccaaaatgggGAGAAAATTGAGTGGGGTTGCATTTTTTCTTGATTGCAAAAAATGCCCATGTGCATGTGCACATGGGCTTTGTCTAgttgccctttttttttgggcggTAACATtgtcactttcttttcttttgattttataagGCTTGGGtgtgcctctttttttttctttttattttctagggCCTAGGCGtgatagttgtttttttttttaaaaaaaaaaaaaaaactagacatgattttttttgggacatgatgtttatttttttaataaatttggctgattgctctattttttgtggttatttGTCACTTTCTTGTTTTAATTGGACATCATTCTTTAATAaaggtatatgagtaaatttattcaaactcattttttccatccttccacttttctactcctaaccaaacaaaaatgagagaaattaaaatcttttctatcctcccactttttcatcctcctaccattttctatcttcctacTTTTCCACCACTCCAACCAGATGAACCTTTTGTGTAGAAACCTGAGTTACTTACCATTTGAATAGCGAGTCATTTATTGCATTGAAATTGGAATCATTTTGTGTAGAAACTTGTTTTACTTACCATTTGAGGAGTGAGTCTTTCGAAGAACACAatgaaaaatcataataatttcaaaacattttcaaattagTATATTACCTTACACAAGgttattgaaataaataatttgttgaagtagagtttcaacctatgacatctGCTTCTGAAATTGCCTTTTATCATCTGACCAAAAAACCAACTGGTTTTTGATGTAGGTGGGATAAAATCTCAGATCTTTTTTCTGATAACAggagactttatcagttgagctaactgaaatccacgaatataaattaattaattgcacATTGTGACTGATCATGTGTAAGGTGGTAGACTAATTaaaaatgttgtatatatatatatatattttttttttcatagcaTCCCTAGCATTATTGCCTTGAAATTGAAATCATTATCTGCGGAAACCTGCGTTACTTACGTTTTTGGAACAAATGAATTGACTCATGTGAACCAACTTATATCTTCCTGCTAAAAGACAAACAAAGATCAGCTTACTTGTTTGGTAACTTTTTGGAAGTTTGAAATTTGGAGCCACTGGCATGCAAAAACATGTGCTAATTAATGATGTAAAAAAGTTAGTGGTAATGGCTACGATAaacttgtttgttttctttttattttttagcctGAAATTAAAGGAAATACGGAATTagcacaacaaattttacaaagtgcttatgtggtgagtgattattggtaaataaaaatgtgatattaatagtgggcctaaatgaaaaccaataggAGGTAgaccacatcaacattttgtaaaaatactgtaaaatagtttgtgactgtagcattagtcaaattataattattttcttatattttggttTTATTCAATTGAAGCAGTCCACAAACTTTCAATTGTTATATATGACTCTCTTAAAGTctgaattaaaatgaaaaacgtTACGATTCCGTTCAATTTATAGATTTTGCAATGGTGAATATAAAAATTTCCCTTTTGGTATGGCCTAATCACAATTTAGTCTCACAAGTTTTCTCGATTGCTACATTTTGACCCACTaaagtatgattttttttcttcaatagtTGATTGTTACAACAATGGAGAGGAGAATTCAAATGCTTGTTATTCtaataaagaagaagattcTATGCTATCATGAGCTACAAGACCCTTCACCCTAAAGTTTGgactaaaataaaactattagGGATACTTTGGATGGCACCCTAACAATTCTCTTTAATCTAAACCTTGGGGATCAAATCTAATAATTGTGATAGTGCATCACAGAGAAATTTTGTAATTATCCTTGACTTTTATTTTCACAATCATACTTGTATTTAGCCTAAAGTAATTGAAACATTCCTATCTGGTCATCTAAACCCtttgaaatgcaaaaaaaaaaaaaaaaaaaaaaaaaaaaaaccgttcaTCAAAATATTGCAAAATCACCTCCACATCTGGTACTCTAacaatgtttaaatttttacgACATGCTACAATATCATCAAATTTAAAGCAACATTGTAGCATCATGcatttgttattttctctctttttaaaaaaaaaaaaaaattattcaagcTTTCTCTGTCCCAAATTCTCTCTTTGccttctctctcatctctcctTAGAAACTTTCACCTTGTCCTAAAATCAGATCTCTTAACAAATCCGCCACAAGAGAAGCATTGGTTTATTGTTGTGagtgttattttattattttttttttttcaattagcattatttttaagaaaagcacttgtatgttttttttttgaacagtAAAGCACTTGTATGTTTGTATCATATTTACAAACACATTCATTCTACCATAtcttaagaaataaataaataaaacacacacacactaattaaTGCACTCACATATTACACCGAACATATcaagataatatttaaattatttattgacACGTTGCTTTATACATACCTAAGTGACTTTCATGATAAATTCGTTAAGTAGTATTCGAATGAAAAACTGTTGATATATTGTTTCTTAACTCATACTTTaaagaagttaaaaataatatttaaaaattaaaagccatATAACTTAATTGACACTTTTTAGCATTTCTAATAGAGACATTCatagtttgaaaattcaaaccCCCTCACACAACTACCaaattataaaaagtaaaaaaaaaaaaaaaagaataaaaacttaaaagtttacaaactaaattataatagtggaaaaatcttaatttctttttattagattcttATAAGTGATAATCCCTTCACCTCaccttttattatttcttacGCCATGCTCTCCAAACATGAAGATATGTATCATTGCTCTAGTACTGTGACTTTAGAGCCCTATGGAACTCTCAAACTATTAAAGGGATGGTGCATAACTTCTCA includes the following:
- the LOC115984629 gene encoding uncharacterized protein LOC115984629, which produces MAMHFNSNIFLLAFFAITGILFSSDNNMVVGQGCEADVENLVNNCGRFVQRDKPRISPSPQCCNAVHKANIKCACSHVTNENVKLIDMDKVVFVAMSCGRPLTPGSCGAYLVPPAAYLG